A window from Pseudomonadales bacterium encodes these proteins:
- a CDS encoding NAD-dependent epimerase, which produces MRILVTGSAGFIGSALSLRLLERGDEVIGLDNLNDYYDVQLKRDRLARLTAHPNFTDLRISLEDRPAVDALFASHAPQRVVHLAAQAGVRYSITHPHTYVDANLVGFMNIIEGCRHHQVEHLVYASSSSVYGANTAMPFSIHHNVDHPVSLYAATKKANELMAHTYSHLYRLPTTGLRFFTVYGPWGRPDMALFIFTKAILAGEPIDVFNHGHHRRDFTYIDDIVEGVIRTLDQVAAPNPVWSGDQPDPGTSLAPYRLYNIGSNRPVELLRYIEVLEACLGKQANKRLLPMQPGDVPDTYADVDDLIRDVGYRPETPIEVGIERFVRWYRDYYRI; this is translated from the coding sequence ATGCGTATTCTGGTGACCGGCAGTGCCGGCTTCATTGGCTCGGCACTCAGCCTGCGGCTGCTCGAGCGCGGTGACGAGGTGATCGGCCTCGACAACCTCAACGACTACTACGATGTCCAGTTGAAGCGGGACCGACTGGCCCGGCTCACCGCTCACCCCAATTTCACCGACCTGCGCATCAGCCTGGAGGATCGGCCGGCGGTCGATGCGCTCTTTGCCAGCCACGCGCCGCAGCGGGTGGTACATCTGGCGGCCCAGGCCGGTGTGCGTTACTCGATCACCCATCCGCACACCTATGTCGATGCCAACCTGGTCGGCTTCATGAACATCATCGAAGGCTGCCGGCACCACCAGGTCGAACATCTGGTCTATGCATCGAGCAGTTCGGTCTATGGCGCCAACACCGCCATGCCGTTTTCGATCCATCACAACGTCGACCACCCGGTCAGCCTCTATGCCGCCACCAAGAAGGCCAACGAGCTGATGGCGCACACCTACAGCCATCTCTACCGGCTGCCGACCACCGGACTGCGCTTCTTCACGGTCTATGGCCCCTGGGGCCGGCCCGACATGGCGCTGTTCATCTTCACCAAGGCGATTTTGGCCGGCGAACCGATCGACGTCTTCAACCACGGCCACCATCGGCGTGACTTCACCTACATCGATGACATCGTCGAAGGGGTGATCCGCACGCTCGACCAGGTGGCGGCGCCCAATCCGGTCTGGTCGGGGGATCAGCCCGACCCCGGCACCAGCCTGGCGCCCTACCGCCTCTACAACATCGGCAGCAACCGGCCGGTCGAACTGCTGCGCTACATCGAAGTGCTCGAAGCGTGTCTCGGCAAGCAGGCGAACAAGCGGCTGCTGCCGATGCAGCCCGGCGACGTGCCCGACACCTATGCCGATGTCGACGACTTGATCCGGGATGTCGGCTACCGCCCCGAGACTCCGATCGAGGTGGGCATCGAGCGCTTCGTGCGCTGGTACCGCGACTACTATCGGATCTGA
- a CDS encoding acetylornithine transaminase, with protein MQFKDYPIDHLMEITPRPPLVMTHGEGSWLWDHTGRRYLDFVQGWAVNALGHSPRCIVEALAAQAPQLITPSPAFYNEPALQLAALLTRESCLDQVFFTNSGAEANEGAIKLARKWGRQHKGGAHEIITTLDSFHGRTLATMSASGKAGWDTMFAPQVPGFPKAVLNDLSSVERLITAHTVAIMVEPVQGEGGVNCASPAFLQGLRELADQHRLLLIFDEVQTGIGRLGTLFGYQHYGVEPDIMTLGKGLGGGVPLAALLAKRTACVFEHGEQGGTYNGNPLMTAVGLAVVQRLLEPGFLPQVRAMGAHLSSRLTELCVELDLGGERGIGLLRALELKQEIGTQVVTAARDALEPDGLLLNAPRPSLLRFMPALNVTAAEIDRMIDGLRSAITLVHKRA; from the coding sequence ATGCAGTTCAAGGATTATCCGATCGACCACCTGATGGAGATCACGCCACGGCCACCGCTGGTGATGACCCATGGCGAGGGCTCCTGGCTGTGGGACCACACCGGCCGGCGCTATCTCGACTTCGTGCAAGGCTGGGCGGTCAATGCGCTGGGTCATTCACCACGCTGCATCGTCGAGGCGCTCGCTGCCCAGGCACCACAGCTGATCACTCCCAGCCCGGCCTTCTACAACGAACCGGCCCTCCAGTTGGCGGCCCTGCTGACCCGGGAATCCTGTCTCGATCAGGTCTTCTTCACCAACAGCGGTGCCGAGGCCAACGAAGGGGCGATCAAGCTGGCCCGCAAATGGGGGCGTCAGCACAAGGGCGGTGCCCACGAGATCATCACCACCCTCGACAGCTTTCATGGCCGCACGCTGGCCACCATGTCCGCCTCCGGCAAGGCGGGCTGGGACACGATGTTCGCACCCCAGGTGCCCGGTTTTCCCAAGGCCGTGCTGAATGATCTGTCATCGGTGGAGCGGCTGATCACAGCGCACACCGTCGCCATCATGGTGGAACCGGTGCAGGGCGAAGGCGGTGTCAACTGCGCCAGCCCGGCCTTTCTGCAGGGGCTGCGCGAGCTGGCCGACCAGCACCGCCTGCTGCTGATCTTCGATGAGGTCCAGACCGGCATCGGCCGGCTGGGAACGCTGTTCGGCTACCAGCACTACGGCGTCGAACCGGACATCATGACCCTCGGCAAGGGGCTGGGCGGCGGCGTGCCACTGGCGGCACTGCTGGCCAAGCGCACTGCCTGCGTCTTCGAACATGGTGAGCAGGGCGGCACCTACAACGGCAATCCACTGATGACTGCGGTGGGTCTGGCGGTGGTGCAGAGGCTGCTCGAGCCTGGTTTTCTGCCGCAGGTGCGCGCCATGGGGGCGCACCTCTCCTCCCGGCTCACTGAGCTCTGTGTCGAACTGGATCTGGGCGGCGAGCGCGGCATCGGCCTGTTGCGCGCCCTGGAACTCAAGCAGGAGATCGGCACGCAGGTGGTGACTGCCGCGCGCGATGCGCTCGAACCCGATGGACTGCTGCTCAACGCGCCACGCCCGTCACTGCTGCGCTTCATGCCGGCGCTCAATGTCACGGCTGCCGAGATCGACCGGATGATCGATGGACTGCGCAGCGCCATCACCCTGGTGCACAAACGCGCCTGA